The sequence GTTGCTGCTCGACAGCTTCCGCCTCGGGCTGGTCGGCAAGTATCTGTCGTATGCGTTTGTCGCGGTCGGTCTGGTGCTGTGCTGGGGGTACGGCGGCATCCTGAGCCTGGGCCAGGGAGTGTTCTTCGGCGTCGGTGGTTATTGCATGGCGATGTTTCTGAAGCTCGAAGCGTCGGACCCGATCAGCACTAAAATCCAGTCGACGCCGGGCATTCCGGACTTCATGGACTGGAACCAGATCACCGAACTGCCGATGATGTGGCAGCCATTCCATAGCCTCGGCCTGACCATCCTGCTGGTGCTGGCCGTACCAACGCTGATCGCGTTCATCCTGGGCGTGGCGATGTTCAAGCGCCGCGTCGGCGACGTGTATTTTTCTATCGTCACGCAAGCCGTCGCTGCCATCCTGGCCATCCTGATTGTCGGCCAGCAAGGACTGACCGGCGGCGTCAACGGCATCACTGACCTGAAGACTATGCTGGGCTGGGACATCCGCACCGATTCGGCCAAGCTGATCCTGTACTTCGTCACCGTCGCCTTGTTGTTAGCTTGCGTACTGTTCGGCCGCTACATCCTCACTTCCAAGCTGGGCCGCCTGCTGATGGCGATGCGCGACAAGGAAGAGCGTGTACGTTTTTCCGGCTATGACGTGGCCAGTTTCAAGATCTTCGTGTTCTGCGTCGCGGCAGCTTTCTCGGCCATCGGCGGCGCGATGTTCACGCTGCAGGTCGGCTTCATGTCGCCGTCGTTTGTCGGTATCGTGCCGTCGATCGAGATGGTGATCTACGCCGCTGTCGGTGGTCGCATGTCGCTGCTGGGCGCGATCTACGGCACCTTGCTGGTGAACTTCGGCAAGACGTATTTTTCCGAAACCTTCCCCGAACTGTGGCTGTTCCTGATGGGCGGTCTGTTCATCACCGTCGTCATGTATTTCCCGAACGGAATCGCCGGATTGTACGAGTCGCATGGCCGCAGATGGGTAGAGAAACTGCTGCCGGCAACCCGCCGCAAAGGGACCGTCCAA comes from Actimicrobium sp. CCC2.4 and encodes:
- the urtC gene encoding urea ABC transporter permease subunit UrtC, yielding MNTLYEKILGGRQGAIGLLVLGALLIVVFPLLLDSFRLGLVGKYLSYAFVAVGLVLCWGYGGILSLGQGVFFGVGGYCMAMFLKLEASDPISTKIQSTPGIPDFMDWNQITELPMMWQPFHSLGLTILLVLAVPTLIAFILGVAMFKRRVGDVYFSIVTQAVAAILAILIVGQQGLTGGVNGITDLKTMLGWDIRTDSAKLILYFVTVALLLACVLFGRYILTSKLGRLLMAMRDKEERVRFSGYDVASFKIFVFCVAAAFSAIGGAMFTLQVGFMSPSFVGIVPSIEMVIYAAVGGRMSLLGAIYGTLLVNFGKTYFSETFPELWLFLMGGLFITVVMYFPNGIAGLYESHGRRWVEKLLPATRRKGTVQAAAELETAT